The sequence TTCGGGGAATTTGCCGAGAGTGAGCAGCCCGGCGAAATAAAGGGCGATCAGGCCGATAACGACTCCGCCGAACTGGTTTAGAAGGTCCATGTACCTGAACAGCATTTTGCTCGCGGGAGTGGTGACCATCCCTATGGCGGTGAAGACGGCGATAAACCCGCCGAGCGCCGAAGCGGCATTGAGGGCCAGTGTTTGCCAGTCCGTTTTTTCGGGCGCCGGGCCGCTTTCCCGTATAGTTGCCGCGACGATGAACGCGATAATAAACGGGATTATCTGCATCAGGCAGAAGAACCAGATGGAAAAAAAGCTGTGGAATCCGCCGAAAAAAGCGCCGAACGCCGTCATGCGGTTCTCCGCGCCGAAACAAGATTCATTGCCCGTATCTCCTGTAAAAAACGCCGGCTCAGGCGGCTTTGGCGGTTGTAATGGCCTCGATCCCTTTTTCAATCATCTCGTACTTTTCAATCTTTCCGATAAATATCCACTTTACCACTCCCTGCGCATCGACGAACAGCGTGGTTGGGGTTGTCCGTATTCCCAGCATGGCCGCCACGTCGTTTCCGCCTGAAACTCCCACCGGGGTGGATATATCATGTTTCCTGGAGAATTTTTCAATCTCGGACGCGCTGTCCTGTATGCCCACGCTGAACAGGGCTACGCCGCTTTGGGCGTTGTCCGCCGCCGCCTTTTTCACGAAACCGATCGAGGCGTGCGAACAGGGACACCAGTTGGCGAAAAAGTAATAGATGACCGGCTTTCCTTTGAAGGCGGCCGTTGAAACGGCGCTCCCGTCCGCCTGCTTCACGGAAAACTCCGGCAACGGGGTTCCCAGTTTTATCAGCTCGGCGGAGTTCTTCCGCGATTCAAAAAAGTTCACCGCCCCGTTTAAGAGTATCGCGGCCGCCGCGAGCAGTATGATGAGGTTGCGCCGTTTTGCTTTGACGGCGGTCTCCCGATCAGCCGGCGCTTCGTTATCGTGCATATTCGTCTGACTTTCCTGGCAACCGGACGCGCCGGGTTATTATTTATGCGTATGCTCCGAGTGTTGCGAATGGTCGTTGGTTCCTTCCGCGGCGGGCTTTTGGGCAGCGCCCTCCGAGCTCATCTTGGAATGATCATGCGTCCCATTCATGGCCGGTTGTTCAGCCGCGCCTTCCGCGCCTTTCTCCATGGTTTTCTTCATGTCGGCCATATACCCTATTT comes from Nitrospinota bacterium and encodes:
- a CDS encoding TlpA family protein disulfide reductase, whose protein sequence is MHDNEAPADRETAVKAKRRNLIILLAAAAILLNGAVNFFESRKNSAELIKLGTPLPEFSVKQADGSAVSTAAFKGKPVIYYFFANWCPCSHASIGFVKKAAADNAQSGVALFSVGIQDSASEIEKFSRKHDISTPVGVSGGNDVAAMLGIRTTPTTLFVDAQGVVKWIFIGKIEKYEMIEKGIEAITTAKAA